One window of the Eschrichtius robustus isolate mEscRob2 chromosome X, mEscRob2.pri, whole genome shotgun sequence genome contains the following:
- the LOC137757168 gene encoding small nuclear ribonucleoprotein E-like — protein MTYRGQGQKVQKVMVQPINLIFRYLQNRSQIQVWLYEQVNMRIEGCIIGFDGYMNLILDDAEEIHSKTKSRKQLSRIMLKGDNITLLQSVSN, from the coding sequence ATGACGTACCGGGGCCAGGGCCAGAAGGTGCAGAAGGTGATGGTGCAGCCCATCAATCTCATCTTCAGATACTTGCAAAATAGATCTCAGATTCAGGTGTGGCTTTATGAGCAAGTGAATATGCGGATAGAGGGCTGTATCATTGGTTTTGATGGGTATATGAACCTCATATTAGATGATGCAGAAGAGATTCATTCTAAAACAAAGTCAAGAAAACAGCTGAGTCGGATCATGCTAAAAGGAGATAACATTACTCTGCTCCAAAGTGTCTCCAACTAG